A DNA window from Rhodococcus sp. Z13 contains the following coding sequences:
- a CDS encoding methylamine dehydrogenase light chain — protein MHENRYPVDEATVKEQAEWMAGRGGSFIGRTGRRMSERVSRRSLISKIGRWTMGVSGVALISSLPVTRTALAQEPPAPEPSAPEPQVPVYDGKDPAECEYWRWCNMDGTSCAACNGGGVTTCAPGSRPGAEFWVGCCTHPDTGKTYLIAYYDCCGAPSCSNAFCGEPDMQAIMYNPVSGSYDQEIIWCVSDESQSYTCTMAPIIGEDCQTRPAARPKVGAGS, from the coding sequence ATGCACGAGAACCGATATCCGGTGGACGAAGCCACCGTCAAGGAACAGGCCGAGTGGATGGCCGGCCGCGGTGGCTCCTTCATCGGACGCACCGGCCGCCGGATGTCCGAGCGGGTCTCCCGCCGCTCGCTGATCAGCAAGATCGGCCGGTGGACGATGGGCGTTTCCGGTGTGGCACTGATCAGTTCGCTTCCCGTCACCCGCACCGCCCTGGCCCAGGAGCCGCCGGCTCCGGAGCCGTCCGCACCCGAACCGCAGGTTCCGGTCTACGACGGCAAGGATCCCGCCGAGTGCGAGTACTGGCGCTGGTGCAACATGGACGGCACCTCGTGTGCCGCCTGCAACGGTGGCGGTGTCACCACCTGTGCGCCGGGAAGCCGTCCCGGAGCGGAGTTCTGGGTGGGTTGCTGCACGCATCCCGACACCGGCAAGACCTACCTGATCGCCTACTACGACTGCTGCGGCGCTCCCTCCTGCTCCAACGCGTTCTGCGGCGAGCCCGACATGCAGGCCATCATGTACAACCCGGTCTCCGGCAGCTACGACCAGGAGATCATCTGGTGTGTGTCCGACGAATCCCAGTCGTACACCTGCACGATGGCACCGATCATCGGCGAGGACTGCCAGACCCGTCCCGCCGCACGACCGAAGGTGGGCGCCGGATCATGA
- a CDS encoding redoxin domain-containing protein — MDTFLLIAVIVLAVAVAALFLMLLALAREIGRVQVRLGPLGARMMDTGPKIAQVGPSFRGLQDHLGREVGVGGHRDKPQLLLFTAPSCSTCKSLLPGIKAMAKAEKDLEVVIISDGTPEEHQAFLAGSGIGSELSYVDARDVGIAYQVGTTPYGVILDEHGKIQAKGLCNHMAQVESLLNALESGTPSLQHLHEAAKARAAAGL, encoded by the coding sequence GTGGACACCTTCCTCCTGATCGCGGTCATCGTGCTGGCCGTCGCCGTCGCGGCGCTGTTCCTGATGCTGCTCGCCCTGGCCCGTGAAATCGGCCGTGTGCAGGTGCGTCTCGGCCCCCTCGGCGCCCGCATGATGGACACCGGCCCGAAGATCGCGCAGGTCGGACCGAGCTTCCGCGGTCTGCAGGACCACCTCGGCCGCGAGGTCGGCGTGGGCGGTCACCGCGACAAGCCGCAGCTGCTGCTGTTCACCGCGCCGTCCTGCTCGACCTGCAAGAGCCTGCTTCCGGGCATCAAGGCCATGGCGAAGGCCGAGAAGGACCTCGAGGTCGTCATCATCTCCGACGGCACCCCCGAGGAGCACCAGGCGTTCCTCGCCGGGTCCGGTATCGGTTCCGAGCTCAGCTACGTCGACGCCCGTGACGTGGGCATCGCCTACCAGGTGGGCACCACTCCCTACGGCGTGATCCTCGACGAGCACGGCAAGATCCAGGCCAAGGGTCTGTGCAACCACATGGCTCAGGTCGAATCCCTCCTCAACGCACTCGAATCCGGAACGCCGTCGCTGCAGCACCTGCACGAGGCGGCCAAGGCTCGCGCCGCGGCAGGTCTGTGA
- a CDS encoding MauE/DoxX family redox-associated membrane protein, with amino-acid sequence MLWVLIASIVGGTLLLAGAPKVRDRQALLRTVRGYKLLPAPLEQAVSFALPWVEIVLGLALITGIAGRIAAACATALFACFFAGLSINLLRGRRDLDCGCFAFGSHDVPRIGWFHALRAGAFVLVSVGLAVVPTGDPSLGEHLLAVALAALVLAVVVAAVQLRSVVHPGRRPVDAHLTKASIELRAASTLSRY; translated from the coding sequence ATGCTGTGGGTGCTGATCGCATCGATCGTCGGCGGCACGCTGTTGCTCGCCGGCGCCCCCAAGGTCCGGGACCGCCAGGCCCTGCTGCGCACCGTCCGCGGATACAAGCTGCTGCCGGCGCCGCTCGAACAGGCGGTGTCGTTCGCCCTCCCCTGGGTCGAGATCGTCCTCGGTCTCGCCCTGATCACCGGCATCGCCGGCCGGATCGCGGCGGCCTGCGCCACGGCACTGTTCGCCTGCTTCTTCGCGGGCCTGTCGATCAACCTCCTGCGTGGACGCCGCGATCTGGACTGCGGCTGCTTCGCGTTCGGGTCGCACGACGTGCCGCGGATCGGCTGGTTCCACGCTCTGCGGGCCGGGGCCTTCGTGCTCGTCTCCGTGGGTCTGGCCGTCGTCCCCACCGGCGACCCGTCCCTCGGGGAACACCTCCTCGCCGTCGCGCTCGCCGCACTGGTGCTGGCCGTGGTCGTCGCCGCGGTGCAGTTGCGGTCGGTCGTGCATCCGGGCCGACGTCCGGTGGATGCCCACCTGACGAAGGCCTCGATCGAACTCCGCGCCGCATCGACCCTGTCGCGGTACTGA
- a CDS encoding APC family permease encodes MTAALRAAIDRAQAAEPAADQVFSPLRALGRRQLSQLDLIGQSLSTIAPATGMVFIALWMTVSGPGFGGVVTIAVTTAVVVLVALCITGFTRRLAAAGSLYSFVSQGLGTRAALVTGTALLAGYLGIAISVLAHGALTVLDLAELVGLHLPGAGAWLMAAVVLGGIVALIAVRGVRFATRAILLVETCSLVLIVATMLVAPSGSATGVEPSASSLSLLPFLALMTVLSMAGFESAAFFGPEARRPLVTVSRTVLVTPLVVGALFVFAAVASLSGRGELIVGAYFDGLDSGASWSIVLAVKVGMACSWFASTLGCAQAGSRLLYSMGVERVLPAALARVHGTLRTPCVAVAAFVSANILGACLYLLFLQDESTEFDAVVEVALVTAYTLVAVASLRFLHRIGEDMWWTRGASVFVALLGGGLLAFSAVDGSIHGSLAVPVALVVLGAAGPLWRAVLRRLRPQSLATIGVFDTVETADLLPGAGTLIVDEQGRRRIVAGDAPEERM; translated from the coding sequence GTGACGGCAGCACTTCGGGCGGCGATCGATCGTGCACAGGCCGCGGAACCCGCCGCGGATCAGGTGTTCTCGCCGCTACGCGCCCTCGGGCGTCGGCAACTGTCCCAGCTCGACCTCATCGGGCAATCGCTGTCGACGATCGCGCCCGCGACCGGCATGGTGTTCATCGCGCTGTGGATGACGGTGAGCGGACCGGGATTCGGCGGTGTCGTCACCATCGCGGTGACCACCGCGGTCGTCGTGCTCGTCGCGCTGTGCATCACGGGCTTCACGCGGCGACTGGCCGCCGCGGGTTCACTCTACAGTTTCGTCTCCCAGGGGCTCGGTACACGCGCTGCGCTGGTGACCGGAACCGCGCTCCTCGCAGGATATCTCGGAATCGCGATCTCCGTGCTCGCGCACGGCGCCCTCACGGTGCTGGACCTCGCCGAACTCGTCGGGCTGCATCTGCCCGGCGCCGGGGCCTGGCTGATGGCGGCGGTGGTGCTCGGCGGGATCGTCGCGCTGATCGCCGTCCGCGGCGTGCGATTCGCGACCCGGGCGATCCTGCTCGTCGAGACGTGCTCGCTGGTACTGATCGTCGCCACGATGCTGGTCGCGCCGTCGGGGAGTGCGACCGGCGTCGAACCGTCCGCGTCGTCGCTGAGCCTGCTGCCCTTCCTCGCCCTCATGACGGTGCTGTCCATGGCCGGCTTCGAGAGCGCGGCCTTCTTCGGTCCCGAGGCGCGGCGTCCGCTCGTCACCGTCAGCCGCACCGTGCTCGTCACCCCGCTCGTCGTCGGGGCGCTGTTCGTCTTCGCCGCGGTTGCCTCGCTGTCCGGGCGCGGAGAGCTGATCGTGGGGGCGTACTTCGACGGCCTCGACTCCGGTGCGTCGTGGTCGATCGTGCTCGCGGTGAAGGTCGGCATGGCGTGTTCGTGGTTCGCCTCGACCCTCGGCTGCGCCCAGGCCGGGTCGCGGCTGCTGTACTCCATGGGGGTCGAGCGGGTACTGCCCGCTGCGCTGGCCCGGGTCCACGGGACGCTGCGCACCCCCTGCGTCGCCGTCGCCGCCTTCGTCTCCGCGAACATCCTCGGTGCGTGCCTGTACCTGCTGTTCCTGCAGGACGAATCGACCGAGTTCGACGCAGTGGTGGAGGTCGCGCTGGTCACCGCGTACACGCTCGTCGCGGTGGCGTCCCTGCGGTTCCTGCACCGCATCGGTGAGGACATGTGGTGGACCCGCGGCGCGTCGGTGTTCGTCGCGCTGCTCGGCGGTGGCCTGCTGGCCTTCTCCGCCGTCGACGGCAGTATCCACGGATCGCTCGCGGTGCCGGTGGCACTCGTCGTCCTCGGGGCGGCGGGTCCGCTGTGGCGTGCGGTGCTGCGCCGGCTGCGGCCGCAGAGCCTGGCGACCATCGGTGTCTTCGACACCGTCGAGACCGCGGATCTGCTGCCCGGAGCGGGCACACTCATCGTCGACGAGCAGGGACGTCGGCGGATCGTCGCGGGGGATGCACCGGAGGAGCGGATGTGA
- a CDS encoding IclR family transcriptional regulator, which produces MTAHVPIRSSEATFGGRQPHAVQKALGMLEAVAQLGPGTTAKEIAAFAGVPPATAYRMLNLLVADGYLVRVPDLSGFALGRRTAELAHAAAESNPSESLHDVMEDLRGCTRFGLHVASFAGGRLRFVDQDPDHEIVAITTLSKTLHANAIGKLMLAHVPGVCPQPELRRLTEFTICDRDSLSRELRDVVTLGYAHEHQETRPGRSALAVPVRDSSSFVVGGLYLHGSAAKVQPDPELVRFLVEGSSRLTGLL; this is translated from the coding sequence GTGACCGCCCACGTGCCGATCCGGTCCTCCGAGGCGACCTTCGGAGGACGGCAACCCCATGCCGTGCAGAAGGCGCTGGGGATGCTCGAGGCGGTCGCGCAACTCGGACCCGGCACGACGGCGAAGGAGATCGCCGCGTTCGCGGGGGTGCCCCCGGCGACGGCCTACCGGATGCTGAACCTGCTCGTCGCCGACGGTTATCTCGTGCGGGTACCGGACCTGTCGGGTTTCGCGCTCGGCCGCCGCACCGCCGAACTCGCCCACGCCGCAGCGGAATCGAATCCCTCGGAATCACTCCACGACGTGATGGAGGACCTGCGGGGATGTACCCGCTTCGGTCTGCACGTCGCGTCGTTCGCCGGGGGCCGGCTGCGGTTCGTCGACCAGGATCCCGACCACGAGATCGTCGCGATCACGACCCTGTCGAAGACCCTGCACGCCAATGCCATCGGCAAGCTGATGCTCGCGCACGTACCGGGGGTGTGCCCGCAACCGGAGCTGCGGCGGCTCACCGAGTTCACGATCTGCGACCGTGATTCGCTGAGCCGCGAACTACGCGACGTGGTCACGCTCGGTTACGCGCACGAACACCAGGAGACCCGCCCGGGCCGGTCGGCGCTGGCCGTCCCGGTCCGCGACTCGTCGTCGTTCGTGGTGGGCGGGCTCTACCTGCACGGGTCGGCGGCGAAGGTGCAGCCCGATCCGGAACTGGTGCGTTTCCTCGTCGAGGGATCGTCGCGGCTCACCGGCCTGCTGTGA
- a CDS encoding SDR family NAD(P)-dependent oxidoreductase → MQIQGSAALVTGAASGLGAATARRLVEAGATVYGLDLQQSIDRVGDAAPEGVTLIATDVTSGEEVQAAVDRIVEAGEPLRIVVNCAGVGWAGRILSKNGPHDLELFRTVITVNLLGTFNVMRLAADAISKTEPVDESGQRGVVVNTASVAAFEGQIGQIAYSASKGGVHGMTVPAARDLAQFGIRVNTIAPGIVDTPMLAGVTEEYRKGLEAGVPFPSRLAKPAEYAQLVQMIVEHDYLNGETIRMDGALRMAPR, encoded by the coding sequence GTGCAGATTCAGGGATCCGCCGCGCTGGTCACCGGGGCCGCTTCCGGCCTGGGCGCCGCCACCGCACGCCGTCTCGTCGAAGCCGGTGCCACGGTCTACGGGCTCGACCTCCAGCAGTCCATCGACCGCGTCGGTGACGCCGCCCCCGAGGGGGTCACCCTCATCGCCACCGACGTCACCAGCGGCGAGGAGGTCCAGGCCGCCGTGGACCGCATCGTCGAGGCGGGCGAGCCGCTGCGCATCGTGGTCAACTGCGCCGGTGTCGGCTGGGCCGGCCGCATCCTGTCGAAGAACGGCCCGCACGACCTCGAGCTGTTCCGCACGGTCATCACCGTGAACCTGCTGGGCACCTTCAACGTCATGCGGTTGGCCGCCGACGCCATCTCGAAGACGGAGCCGGTCGACGAGTCCGGCCAGCGCGGCGTGGTCGTCAACACCGCCTCGGTCGCCGCCTTCGAGGGCCAGATCGGCCAGATCGCGTACTCCGCATCGAAGGGCGGCGTGCACGGCATGACGGTCCCGGCCGCCCGCGACCTCGCGCAGTTCGGCATCCGCGTCAACACCATCGCCCCCGGTATCGTCGACACCCCGATGCTCGCCGGGGTCACCGAGGAGTACCGCAAGGGCCTCGAGGCGGGCGTGCCGTTCCCGTCGCGTCTGGCGAAGCCGGCCGAGTACGCGCAGCTCGTGCAGATGATCGTCGAGCACGATTACCTCAACGGCGAGACCATCCGCATGGACGGCGCCCTGCGCATGGCCCCGCGGTAA
- a CDS encoding MFS transporter, whose translation MTVLDDIRGQTFAALKGPNFRRYISGQAVSLIGTWMQTVAQSWLVLELTGSATAIGVVLALQTVPMLLLGPYGGVVADRTDKRRLMIFLQSLMGVQALLLGLLVVTDTVALWHVYVLAVMLGLNQCFENPARQSFMLEMVGPKDLRNAVSLQSVLASCSRMIGPAVAGIVIAAGGLGVCFLLNAASFVAVIASLVTLDVSKLQPSPPAARAKGQLREGLAYVRNDADLAVPLLMMALVGCLAFEFQVVLPIVADHTFDAGAGAYGLLTAAMGAGSVVGGLVIATWGRTGTKPLVVTALAFAVAMGIAAAAPNLTVVIATMVVVGAVSTAFTSTTNSTLQLASAPTMRGRVMALWSVAFLGSTAVGGPIAGWVCEQWGGRAGLLLGAVACLVAAAGGVFALRPRVPTRAALPPATG comes from the coding sequence GTGACGGTGCTCGACGACATACGCGGACAAACCTTCGCCGCCCTGAAGGGCCCCAACTTCCGCCGCTACATCAGTGGCCAGGCCGTCTCGCTGATCGGCACGTGGATGCAGACGGTCGCGCAGTCCTGGCTCGTCCTCGAGCTCACCGGCTCGGCCACCGCCATCGGCGTCGTGCTCGCCCTGCAGACGGTGCCGATGCTGCTGCTCGGCCCCTACGGCGGGGTCGTCGCCGACCGCACCGACAAACGCCGGCTCATGATCTTCCTGCAGTCCCTCATGGGGGTGCAGGCCCTGCTCCTCGGCCTGCTCGTCGTCACCGACACCGTAGCGCTGTGGCACGTCTACGTGCTCGCGGTGATGCTCGGCCTCAACCAGTGTTTCGAGAACCCGGCGCGGCAGTCGTTCATGCTCGAGATGGTCGGCCCGAAGGACCTGCGCAACGCGGTGAGCCTGCAGTCGGTGCTCGCCTCCTGCTCGCGCATGATCGGCCCGGCCGTCGCCGGCATCGTCATCGCTGCCGGTGGCCTCGGGGTGTGCTTCCTGCTCAACGCCGCGAGCTTCGTCGCCGTCATCGCCTCGCTGGTGACCCTCGACGTGTCGAAACTGCAGCCCTCCCCGCCCGCCGCCCGCGCGAAGGGACAACTGCGCGAGGGTCTCGCCTACGTACGGAACGACGCCGACCTCGCGGTGCCGCTGCTGATGATGGCGCTGGTCGGCTGCCTGGCCTTCGAGTTCCAGGTGGTCCTGCCCATCGTCGCCGACCACACCTTCGACGCCGGTGCCGGCGCGTACGGTCTGCTCACCGCCGCAATGGGCGCCGGATCGGTGGTCGGTGGCCTGGTGATCGCCACCTGGGGCCGCACCGGCACGAAACCGCTGGTGGTCACGGCTCTCGCGTTCGCCGTGGCCATGGGCATCGCGGCCGCCGCCCCGAATCTGACCGTAGTGATCGCGACGATGGTGGTCGTGGGTGCGGTGAGCACCGCCTTCACCTCCACCACCAACAGCACCCTGCAGCTCGCGTCCGCGCCGACCATGCGCGGGCGGGTCATGGCTCTGTGGTCGGTCGCCTTCCTCGGCTCCACCGCCGTGGGCGGCCCGATCGCCGGCTGGGTGTGCGAGCAGTGGGGTGGCCGCGCCGGGCTGCTGCTCGGTGCCGTCGCGTGCCTCGTCGCCGCGGCGGGCGGGGTGTTCGCCCTGCGCCCACGCGTCCCCACCCGCGCGGCTCTGCCGCCCGCGACCGGCTAG
- a CDS encoding MarR family winged helix-turn-helix transcriptional regulator, which translates to MGMFASEEGLTRSQATLLTTVARHETIGVRELAEIEGLNPTMCSRMVGKLEETGLLTRSPDADDKRVVRVHITPAGAALSHQLRDRRTALFARHLADLSDRHLAALHEALPALEALSQHVADSGPAGARCCERARP; encoded by the coding sequence ATGGGGATGTTCGCGTCCGAGGAAGGGCTGACCCGATCCCAGGCGACGCTGCTCACGACGGTCGCGCGCCACGAGACGATCGGCGTCCGCGAACTCGCGGAGATCGAAGGGCTCAACCCCACCATGTGCTCGCGCATGGTGGGCAAACTCGAGGAGACGGGTCTGCTCACCCGCTCCCCCGACGCCGACGACAAGCGCGTCGTCCGCGTCCACATCACCCCCGCCGGCGCAGCCCTCTCGCACCAGCTGCGCGACCGGCGCACCGCCCTGTTCGCCCGGCACCTCGCAGATCTGAGCGACCGGCATCTCGCCGCCCTGCACGAGGCTCTGCCCGCCCTCGAGGCCCTGTCGCAGCACGTCGCCGACTCCGGCCCCGCCGGCGCGCGCTGCTGTGAAAGGGCACGCCCGTGA
- a CDS encoding TMEM165/GDT1 family protein — translation MWSALLLSFAVVFVAELGDKSQLMAMTFALRYRWWVVLSGILFATTAVHLVSVAVGHYLGLAIPATAMSIVGGAAFLFFGAWTLRGDSLDDDEQSKAAKVTRSAFLAVSSAFFLAELGDKTMLATITLAADNNWAGVWVGSTVGMVAADALAIIVGAVLGRHLPENAIRLGASALFFGFGAWMLGEGIFPDAPVVGPVAGAGTLLVAAVAMWAFQRRSRTVEPTPSPEPVRR, via the coding sequence ATGTGGTCCGCACTTCTGCTGTCCTTCGCGGTCGTCTTCGTCGCCGAGCTCGGCGACAAGTCCCAGCTCATGGCGATGACCTTCGCCCTGCGTTATCGCTGGTGGGTCGTGCTGTCGGGCATCCTGTTCGCCACCACCGCGGTGCACCTCGTCTCCGTGGCCGTCGGCCACTATCTCGGGCTCGCGATCCCCGCCACCGCGATGTCGATCGTGGGCGGCGCGGCCTTCCTCTTCTTCGGTGCCTGGACGTTGCGCGGCGACTCCCTCGACGACGACGAGCAGTCCAAGGCGGCCAAGGTCACCCGCTCCGCCTTCCTCGCCGTGAGCTCGGCGTTCTTCCTCGCCGAACTCGGCGACAAGACGATGCTCGCCACCATCACCCTGGCGGCCGACAACAACTGGGCCGGTGTGTGGGTCGGTTCCACGGTGGGCATGGTCGCCGCCGACGCCCTCGCGATCATCGTGGGCGCCGTCCTGGGTCGTCACCTGCCCGAGAACGCCATCCGGCTCGGTGCCTCGGCACTGTTCTTCGGGTTCGGCGCCTGGATGCTCGGTGAGGGCATCTTCCCCGACGCGCCCGTCGTGGGCCCGGTCGCCGGTGCCGGGACGCTGCTGGTCGCCGCGGTGGCGATGTGGGCGTTCCAGCGCCGTTCGCGCACCGTCGAGCCCACCCCCTCCCCCGAGCCCGTGCGTCGCTGA
- a CDS encoding peptidase, whose protein sequence is MNDNSRIELAAFHSDGSLRGFVVSGRWPATTREWAQVLAMTVRIASLPGLLPTSTVFEVKEELPEDPMPGTVGLVVAEGPVLGEKAVRPGRFTGHQPPALIMLHPPSETTPSLPENVGAASGCVLLPGIPHLGLEHRAAWVEAEPDGTVTSLVSKVGVDPNSDPDTAILAMLLAA, encoded by the coding sequence ATGAACGACAACAGCCGGATCGAGCTGGCCGCATTCCATTCCGACGGGTCTCTGCGCGGGTTCGTCGTCTCCGGGCGATGGCCCGCGACCACCCGCGAGTGGGCCCAGGTCCTGGCGATGACGGTGCGGATCGCGTCGCTTCCGGGACTGCTGCCGACCTCGACGGTCTTCGAGGTCAAGGAGGAACTACCCGAGGACCCGATGCCGGGCACCGTCGGGCTCGTCGTCGCGGAGGGCCCGGTGCTGGGCGAGAAGGCCGTTCGACCGGGGCGTTTCACCGGCCATCAGCCACCGGCACTGATCATGCTGCACCCACCCTCGGAGACGACGCCGTCGCTGCCGGAGAACGTGGGTGCGGCATCGGGTTGTGTGCTGTTGCCCGGCATTCCGCATCTCGGTCTCGAGCACCGGGCGGCGTGGGTGGAGGCCGAGCCGGACGGGACGGTGACGTCGCTGGTGAGCAAGGTCGGGGTGGATCCGAACAGCGATCCCGACACCGCGATTCTGGCCATGCTGCTGGCGGCGTGA